Proteins from one Dysgonomonas sp. HDW5A genomic window:
- a CDS encoding GntR family transcriptional regulator, with product MKLEINHKSSIPLHQQAEELLRKMIEQEDYKNGKLLPNEVTLSEQLKISRNTLRQAINKLVFEGSLSRKKGYGTKVVRKGVASGIKNWLSFSQEMKMLGIEVRNFELHLSYKKATDEIANFFNIEANERCLTLERVRGNQEYPFVYFISYFSPQISLDSDCNFNRPLYELLEKDLNIIVKTSKEEISASLANDFISEKLDIKPHDPILIRKRFVYDVNDVPIEYNVGYYRADSFTYTIEAQR from the coding sequence ATGAAACTAGAAATTAACCATAAAAGCTCAATACCACTCCATCAGCAAGCAGAAGAGCTTCTTCGAAAGATGATCGAACAAGAAGATTATAAAAATGGAAAGTTGTTACCTAATGAAGTGACATTGTCCGAACAATTAAAAATTTCTAGAAATACATTAAGGCAAGCTATTAACAAACTCGTTTTTGAAGGTTCGCTTTCTCGTAAAAAAGGATATGGAACTAAAGTTGTGCGTAAGGGTGTTGCAAGTGGTATAAAAAATTGGCTCAGTTTTTCTCAAGAGATGAAAATGTTGGGAATAGAGGTTCGGAACTTTGAGCTGCACCTGAGTTATAAAAAGGCTACAGACGAAATTGCTAACTTTTTTAATATTGAAGCTAACGAAAGGTGCCTGACGCTAGAGCGTGTAAGAGGAAATCAGGAGTATCCTTTTGTGTATTTTATCTCTTACTTTAGTCCTCAGATATCATTAGATAGTGATTGTAATTTTAATCGCCCATTATACGAGTTGCTCGAAAAAGACCTTAATATTATAGTGAAAACTTCAAAAGAAGAGATTTCGGCATCGCTGGCAAATGACTTTATTTCAGAGAAATTGGACATTAAGCCGCATGATCCTATACTTATACGTAAACGATTTGTGTATGATGTAAATGATGTGCCAATTGAATACAATGTGGGTTACTATAGGGCTGACAGTTTTACGTATACTATTGAAGCTCAAAGATAA
- a CDS encoding DUF4919 domain-containing protein — protein sequence MKRILICSILSLMAITLFGQSEVVVPAFDDTYSEYVKKLESGNTDIDYQDFRFSFMKSKQFKIASQKLKDISQLKNAMSEQMDQLNYDGIISLAKQILSIDYTNMMAHKILSQTYDMMEDADNSEKYDTIGMGLLKSIIQNGDGKSCETAWPVIQVSEEYFILEMLGVEVKQQSIINSKGLCDRMDVTDEGVPATYYFDISKIFENRDKY from the coding sequence ATGAAAAGAATTTTGATTTGTTCAATACTATCTCTTATGGCAATTACTCTGTTTGGACAATCAGAAGTAGTTGTTCCGGCTTTCGATGATACCTATAGTGAATATGTAAAGAAGCTCGAATCGGGCAATACAGATATCGATTATCAGGATTTCAGATTTAGCTTTATGAAGAGTAAGCAGTTTAAGATAGCATCCCAGAAATTAAAAGATATCAGCCAATTGAAAAATGCGATGTCTGAACAAATGGATCAGCTGAATTATGATGGGATAATCTCATTGGCAAAGCAAATATTAAGTATCGACTATACCAATATGATGGCGCATAAAATATTAAGTCAGACTTATGATATGATGGAAGATGCTGATAATTCGGAAAAATACGATACTATCGGAATGGGATTATTGAAATCTATTATTCAGAATGGAGATGGTAAGTCGTGTGAAACGGCATGGCCTGTGATTCAAGTTTCAGAAGAATATTTTATTTTGGAAATGCTTGGTGTAGAGGTCAAACAGCAAAGTATTATAAACAGTAAAGGACTATGCGACAGGATGGATGTGACCGATGAAGGTGTGCCTGCAACTTACTATTTTGATATAAGTAAAATTTTTGAGAACCGCGATAAATACTGA
- a CDS encoding MarR family winged helix-turn-helix transcriptional regulator yields the protein MDSLYSLGFLLNRASFSLDKMLRVELKRNNLELPHSQFIVLRCLYYKDGLNQQEIATLLCKDAAAIKRTIDNLEDRGLVSRVHVSQRENSIRITEDGKNLMPLALKCGDLALDKVLKDIETDDYELLKQLLHRIYLNAEQT from the coding sequence ATGGATAGTCTGTATTCACTCGGATTTTTATTAAACAGAGCTTCGTTCTCATTGGATAAAATGTTGAGAGTTGAGCTTAAACGTAATAACTTAGAATTGCCTCACTCGCAATTTATCGTATTGCGTTGCTTGTACTATAAAGATGGATTGAATCAGCAGGAGATAGCGACTTTGCTTTGCAAGGATGCAGCTGCGATAAAACGTACTATTGATAATCTCGAAGACAGAGGCTTGGTGTCCCGTGTGCATGTTTCGCAGAGAGAAAACTCGATCCGGATTACAGAGGACGGAAAAAACTTGATGCCTTTGGCTCTCAAGTGTGGTGATTTAGCTCTCGATAAAGTGCTGAAAGATATAGAGACAGACGATTATGAACTACTCAAACAATTACTGCATCGTATTTATTTGAATGCTGAACAAACTTGA
- a CDS encoding family 20 glycosylhydrolase, giving the protein MKKFYVFLLLISGFILCAQNSNAQELPLIPYPSNIKIDNGNFVINDKTKIVVSDMDKFNNEATYLQELLKSAIGKNIPIVKKGSKNVIEIKYSSQLEKAEAYILNVSPNRIEILASDGHGAFNALQTLRQLLPANIESASYNVPASASIPSLRIEDSPAFDWRGMHLDVSRHFFTLDYLKKHIDRLSLYKFNKFHLHLTDDQGWRLEIKKYPKLTNEGAWRTFNNQDSACMKKAEENPNFKIDPRFIHEKDGKTVYGGFYTQEEMKDLIAYAQSKHIEIIPEIDVPGHMMAAINAYPYLIEGEKSEWGELFSTPVCACKEEAYTFTKDVLQEVIDLFPSKYIHIGADEVDKKSWKDSPLCKEFMKANNIEDVEKLQSHFVHEMQEFVEAHGKKIIAWDEILDGGTNPNVTVMYWRGWVKDSPKKAVLGNSEVIMTPTNPLYFDYVNNNISVNNVYHMEVIPSDVPADKAHLIKGAQANLWTEMIPSEQQAEFQMYPRMIALAERVWTNSTSRFDDFSQRLLKQYPRLDAMGVNYRLPDIEGFAQENVFIDATDFFVQSPLAGMTIHYTTDGSTPTVNSAKLLQPLTISQPTLLKMALFSSSGVRGEIYTLNFKPSTLKKAVLVENPLQGLLCGFFDKYYKNTSEIQGTPDETFVVTNIKAPKETNSFGLKFNGYIDVPETGTYSFFFNCDDGGVLYIAGEPVVDNDGQHSAVMKSGQIALEKGMHPFQIDFLEGGGGYTLKLQYSINGGGIQDIPDSWFKH; this is encoded by the coding sequence ATGAAAAAGTTTTACGTGTTTTTACTTTTGATAAGTGGATTTATTCTTTGTGCACAAAATTCGAATGCACAAGAATTACCTCTTATTCCCTACCCTTCGAATATTAAAATAGATAATGGAAATTTTGTCATCAACGATAAGACTAAAATTGTCGTTTCAGATATGGACAAATTTAACAATGAAGCCACTTATTTACAGGAGCTGCTAAAATCGGCTATCGGAAAAAACATTCCCATTGTTAAAAAAGGTTCTAAAAATGTGATCGAGATAAAATACAGTTCTCAATTGGAAAAAGCCGAGGCATATATTCTGAATGTTAGTCCCAACAGAATTGAAATCTTAGCGAGTGACGGACATGGAGCATTCAATGCATTACAAACTCTCAGACAATTACTGCCTGCAAATATTGAATCGGCGAGTTATAATGTACCCGCATCTGCTTCGATCCCAAGCCTTCGGATAGAGGATAGCCCTGCTTTTGATTGGAGAGGAATGCATCTGGATGTATCACGCCATTTTTTCACACTTGACTACTTGAAGAAACATATCGACAGATTGTCTCTTTACAAATTCAATAAATTTCATCTACATTTAACTGATGACCAAGGATGGCGTCTTGAGATAAAAAAGTACCCCAAACTTACCAATGAAGGGGCTTGGCGTACTTTCAACAATCAAGATTCTGCTTGCATGAAAAAAGCGGAAGAGAATCCAAATTTCAAAATAGACCCTCGTTTTATTCATGAAAAAGATGGTAAAACCGTTTATGGTGGGTTCTATACTCAGGAAGAAATGAAAGATCTTATAGCTTATGCACAATCGAAACACATAGAAATTATTCCCGAAATAGATGTTCCCGGCCATATGATGGCGGCTATAAATGCATATCCGTATCTTATTGAGGGAGAAAAATCAGAGTGGGGAGAACTTTTTTCCACACCGGTTTGTGCCTGCAAAGAAGAGGCTTATACTTTTACTAAAGATGTATTACAGGAAGTTATAGATCTATTTCCATCAAAATATATACATATAGGAGCAGATGAGGTTGACAAAAAGTCGTGGAAAGATTCTCCATTATGTAAAGAGTTTATGAAAGCTAATAACATTGAGGATGTAGAAAAGCTGCAAAGCCATTTCGTACATGAAATGCAAGAGTTTGTTGAAGCACATGGCAAAAAAATAATTGCCTGGGATGAGATTCTTGATGGAGGAACAAACCCAAATGTTACAGTAATGTATTGGAGAGGCTGGGTAAAAGACTCACCAAAAAAAGCAGTATTAGGAAACAGTGAAGTTATTATGACTCCAACCAATCCTCTGTACTTCGATTATGTAAATAATAATATCAGCGTAAATAATGTTTATCACATGGAGGTTATTCCAAGTGATGTACCTGCAGACAAAGCGCATCTCATAAAAGGAGCTCAGGCCAATTTATGGACAGAAATGATCCCGTCAGAACAACAAGCCGAGTTTCAGATGTATCCTCGTATGATTGCACTGGCCGAACGTGTATGGACAAACAGCACAAGCAGATTCGATGATTTTTCTCAACGCTTATTAAAACAGTATCCAAGACTGGATGCTATGGGTGTAAATTACAGGCTGCCCGATATTGAAGGTTTTGCTCAAGAAAATGTATTTATTGATGCGACAGACTTTTTTGTACAGAGTCCACTTGCCGGCATGACTATACATTATACGACCGATGGCAGCACGCCAACTGTCAATTCGGCCAAGTTACTGCAACCACTTACAATATCTCAACCTACACTACTTAAAATGGCTCTATTCAGCTCAAGCGGCGTAAGAGGTGAGATATATACTTTAAACTTCAAACCTTCTACTTTAAAGAAGGCGGTACTTGTAGAAAACCCATTGCAAGGGCTTCTTTGCGGTTTCTTCGATAAGTATTACAAAAACACATCGGAAATACAAGGTACTCCTGATGAAACATTCGTAGTTACCAATATCAAAGCTCCCAAAGAAACCAATTCATTCGGTTTAAAATTCAATGGATATATTGATGTTCCTGAAACCGGAACTTACAGCTTCTTCTTCAATTGTGATGATGGAGGTGTATTATATATTGCAGGAGAACCTGTTGTCGATAATGACGGACAACATTCTGCTGTAATGAAAAGCGGACAAATAGCTCTGGAAAAAGGTATGCATCCTTTCCAAATCGATTTTCTTGAAGGCGGAGGTGGTTATACTCTTAAACTTCAGTACAGCATAAACGGAGGCGGCATACAAGATATCCCGGACAGCTGGTTCAAACATTAA
- a CDS encoding helix-turn-helix domain-containing protein — translation MNLRVKEICKDKGLTMEQLANSLNITPNTLTRNVNGNPTIETLEKIANALNVEFWELFTSDTSRSELTALIEYKNTFYKADTLDGLKDIVKRIEKSK, via the coding sequence ATGAATCTACGAGTAAAAGAAATTTGCAAAGACAAAGGATTAACAATGGAGCAGTTAGCGAATAGTCTTAATATTACACCAAATACTCTCACTCGAAATGTCAATGGTAATCCCACTATTGAAACACTAGAAAAGATAGCTAATGCTTTAAATGTTGAATTTTGGGAGCTATTTACTTCCGACACTTCCAGAAGTGAGCTTACTGCACTTATAGAATATAAAAACACTTTCTACAAAGCCGATACACTAGACGGACTTAAGGACATAGTAAAGAGGATAGAAAAAAGTAAGTGA
- a CDS encoding DNA recombination protein RmuC → MEFIYITIIVVFSIFIIWWIYSTGKQEIKELKSVNQHLNSEVANLQTKQLEAVHESANLKANLQAKEEQLKHQQSELINTREQLNKDFQILANQILEEKSSRFTDINRLNMESILKPLGEKLTEFKTKVEETYDKESKQRFSLEERIRELVVLNHQISEDANNLTKALKGNNKIQGNWGEMILESILEKSGLKKGEEYFSQDMLTDENGQKILNSENKALQPDIVILYPGGRKIVIDSKVSLNGYIRYVEADTDEMRIIAEKEHIISIKKHIDELSSKAYQDYIESLDFVMMFIPNEPAYILAMQLDSGLWDYAYRKRILLISPTNLIASLKVVADLWKREAQSRNAQEIAKRGAILYDKFAGFVETLQEIGKNIDRTQKSYDKAFIQLKDGNGNLIRQAEMLKELGIKPQKELPNTENR, encoded by the coding sequence ATGGAGTTTATTTATATCACAATAATTGTAGTTTTTTCTATTTTTATTATTTGGTGGATATATTCTACCGGAAAACAAGAGATAAAGGAGTTAAAGAGTGTAAATCAACACCTCAACTCGGAGGTAGCCAACTTACAGACTAAACAACTTGAGGCGGTACACGAATCGGCAAACCTAAAAGCTAATCTTCAAGCCAAAGAAGAGCAACTAAAGCATCAACAATCGGAACTTATAAATACAAGGGAACAACTGAATAAGGATTTCCAGATATTAGCCAATCAGATTCTGGAAGAAAAATCGAGCCGTTTCACTGACATCAACAGGTTGAATATGGAATCGATATTAAAGCCTTTAGGTGAGAAATTAACAGAATTCAAAACGAAAGTAGAAGAAACTTATGACAAAGAATCGAAACAACGTTTCTCGCTCGAAGAACGTATCCGCGAACTGGTAGTACTCAATCATCAGATCAGTGAAGATGCCAATAATCTGACTAAGGCTCTCAAAGGAAATAATAAAATACAAGGCAATTGGGGTGAAATGATATTAGAGTCTATACTCGAAAAATCGGGCTTAAAGAAGGGGGAGGAGTATTTCTCGCAGGATATGCTTACCGACGAAAACGGGCAAAAGATACTGAATAGTGAAAATAAAGCTCTTCAACCCGATATTGTTATTCTATATCCGGGTGGTCGAAAAATTGTAATAGACTCCAAAGTTTCTCTCAATGGCTATATCAGATATGTAGAGGCTGATACGGATGAGATGAGAATTATTGCCGAGAAAGAGCATATTATCTCCATCAAGAAACATATTGATGAACTTAGCAGTAAGGCGTATCAGGATTATATCGAATCTCTGGATTTTGTCATGATGTTCATTCCCAACGAGCCGGCTTATATATTGGCTATGCAATTAGATTCGGGGCTTTGGGATTATGCTTACCGCAAGCGCATCTTGCTAATCAGTCCTACCAATCTCATCGCATCGCTTAAAGTAGTGGCCGACCTTTGGAAAAGAGAAGCACAGAGCCGTAACGCTCAGGAAATAGCAAAACGTGGTGCTATTTTATATGATAAATTCGCAGGATTTGTAGAGACCCTTCAAGAAATAGGAAAGAATATAGACCGTACACAAAAAAGCTACGATAAAGCTTTTATACAACTCAAAGATGGTAACGGAAACTTAATAAGGCAAGCAGAAATGTTAAAGGAACTAGGAATAAAGCCTCAAAAAGAGCTTCCAAACACCGAAAATCGTTAA
- a CDS encoding bifunctional methionine sulfoxide reductase B/A protein has protein sequence MSNSNKRVNTILKYAIALACFMTMQVSCAQKNENLKQDNMNYNKLTSEEERVIIHKGTEYPYSGEYVNNKQSGTYVCKRCDAPLYKSADKFDSHCGWPSFDDEIPGAVKRVPDADGMRTEIICTNCGAHLGHVFLGEGFTAKETRHCVNSISLKFIPDVNKNIRKAYFASGCFWGTEYYFMKAKGVKHTNVGFMGGHIDHPTYEQVCTGKTGHLELTEVEYDSKQTTYDEMVKLFFETHDFTQTNGQGPDIGSQYLSCIFYSNEEEKEIAQKYIAILESKGFKVATMLKPVSTFWKAEDYHQQYYEHKGTTPYCHSYKKIF, from the coding sequence ATGTCAAACTCAAATAAACGTGTAAATACGATTTTAAAATATGCAATTGCACTGGCTTGTTTCATGACGATGCAGGTTTCGTGTGCACAAAAAAACGAAAATTTAAAACAAGACAATATGAATTATAATAAATTGACCTCCGAAGAAGAGCGGGTGATTATCCATAAAGGAACCGAGTATCCTTATAGCGGTGAATATGTAAATAATAAACAATCGGGAACATATGTTTGTAAAAGATGCGATGCGCCTCTTTATAAATCGGCTGATAAGTTTGATTCACATTGTGGTTGGCCGTCTTTTGACGACGAAATTCCCGGAGCCGTAAAACGGGTTCCCGATGCGGATGGTATGCGTACCGAGATCATCTGTACCAATTGCGGTGCCCATCTCGGACACGTATTTCTTGGCGAAGGTTTTACCGCAAAAGAGACTCGTCATTGTGTAAACTCTATTTCTCTGAAGTTTATCCCTGATGTAAATAAAAATATCCGTAAAGCATACTTTGCTTCGGGCTGTTTCTGGGGAACAGAATACTATTTTATGAAAGCCAAAGGAGTAAAACATACCAACGTCGGTTTTATGGGCGGGCATATAGATCATCCTACATATGAACAGGTTTGTACAGGAAAAACAGGACATCTCGAGCTGACAGAGGTTGAATATGATAGTAAGCAAACCACTTATGATGAAATGGTGAAACTATTCTTCGAAACTCACGATTTTACGCAAACTAATGGGCAAGGACCGGATATTGGTTCTCAATATCTATCTTGTATATTTTATAGCAATGAAGAAGAGAAAGAAATTGCTCAGAAATACATTGCAATACTAGAGAGTAAAGGCTTTAAAGTAGCTACTATGTTGAAACCCGTATCTACCTTCTGGAAGGCAGAAGATTACCATCAACAGTACTACGAGCATAAAGGAACAACTCCCTATTGCCATTCTTATAAAAAAATATTTTAA
- the bglX gene encoding beta-glucosidase BglX: protein MKKTFATAFVMASAVLNLMAQNPAIEKRVDDLLKQMTLEEKVGQLNQYTGDWSAATGPITKDGDKQNQIRTGQIGSMLNVKGVEHTRQCQEMAMQSRLKIPLLFGQDVIHGYKTTFPIPLAEAASWDLDAIELGSRIAAVEAAASGIHWTFAPMVDISRDPRWGRVMEGAGEDPYLGSLIAKARVKGFQGEKLGETNSVMACAKHFAAYGAAVGGRDYNSVDMSDRMLWEVYLPPFKAALDAGAATFMNSFNDLNGVPATGNAYLLRDILKGKWGFTGFVVSDWGSVGEMIPHGFVKDGKDAALVALTAGSDMDMESRCYKNNLADLVKEKKVDIALVDDAVRRILYKKFELGLFEDPYKYSDLKREKRELNNPEHTKAAREIGAKSIVLLKNENNVLPLSKETKTIAFIGPLVKEYRQNLGFWSVELDDVDYDKFIVSQWDGLQNKVGKTSKLLYAKGCEIEGDDKSGFAEAVSIANQADVVILSIGERRDMSGEAKSRSDISLPGVQEELVKAIQATGKPVVVLINAGRPLVFNWTADNVPAILYTWWLGSEAGNSIADVLFGDVNPSAKLPMTFPRSVGQIPIYHSYFNTGRPAKNENDLNYVSAYIDLPNSPKFPFGYGLSYTTFGYSDLKLSKKQIKKGETIEVTARITNTGKYAGEEVVQLYLRDRVGSVVRPVKELKGFEKIKLNAGESKTVTFVIDNEKLSFYNQKLEFDSEPGEFDLMIGSSAEDIRLKSEFELL, encoded by the coding sequence ATGAAAAAAACATTCGCAACAGCTTTTGTTATGGCGTCGGCCGTTTTAAACCTGATGGCTCAAAATCCGGCGATAGAAAAACGGGTAGATGACCTGCTTAAACAAATGACGCTCGAAGAGAAGGTCGGACAATTGAATCAGTATACAGGAGATTGGTCTGCTGCTACAGGTCCTATTACTAAAGATGGTGATAAACAAAATCAAATTCGCACAGGACAGATTGGTTCTATGCTGAATGTAAAAGGAGTGGAGCATACACGCCAGTGTCAGGAAATGGCAATGCAATCGAGATTGAAAATTCCATTGCTTTTCGGACAAGATGTAATTCATGGTTATAAAACAACATTCCCTATTCCATTAGCAGAAGCTGCCAGTTGGGATCTGGATGCAATTGAGCTGGGGTCACGTATTGCTGCTGTGGAAGCTGCCGCAAGTGGGATACACTGGACTTTTGCTCCTATGGTTGATATCAGTCGCGATCCTCGTTGGGGACGTGTGATGGAAGGAGCAGGAGAAGACCCTTATCTGGGTTCGTTGATTGCTAAGGCAAGAGTTAAAGGCTTTCAGGGCGAAAAGCTCGGCGAAACGAATAGTGTAATGGCTTGTGCCAAACATTTTGCAGCCTATGGTGCTGCTGTTGGCGGACGCGATTATAACTCGGTTGATATGAGTGACCGTATGCTTTGGGAAGTATACCTTCCTCCCTTTAAAGCGGCTTTGGATGCGGGAGCTGCTACCTTTATGAATTCATTTAATGACCTCAATGGTGTTCCTGCAACAGGTAATGCCTACTTGTTACGCGATATTCTCAAAGGTAAATGGGGCTTTACAGGCTTTGTTGTATCGGATTGGGGATCGGTTGGAGAAATGATACCTCATGGTTTTGTAAAAGATGGAAAAGACGCAGCTTTAGTAGCTCTTACCGCAGGGAGCGATATGGATATGGAGAGCAGATGCTACAAAAATAACTTGGCTGATCTGGTTAAAGAGAAAAAGGTAGACATTGCTTTGGTTGATGATGCGGTAAGACGTATTTTATACAAGAAATTTGAATTGGGTTTATTCGAAGATCCTTATAAATATAGTGATCTTAAAAGAGAAAAAAGGGAACTTAACAACCCCGAGCATACTAAAGCTGCCAGAGAAATAGGAGCTAAAAGTATTGTACTATTGAAAAACGAAAATAATGTTTTGCCTCTGTCTAAAGAAACTAAAACAATTGCTTTTATAGGACCTTTAGTAAAAGAGTACAGACAAAATCTAGGTTTCTGGTCAGTGGAACTGGATGATGTAGACTATGATAAATTTATAGTATCTCAATGGGATGGGCTTCAAAATAAAGTGGGTAAGACCTCGAAGTTGCTTTATGCTAAAGGCTGCGAAATAGAAGGTGACGACAAAAGCGGATTTGCAGAAGCTGTATCAATAGCTAATCAAGCCGATGTGGTAATACTAAGTATCGGTGAAAGACGTGATATGAGTGGTGAGGCAAAAAGTCGTAGCGATATTAGCCTTCCCGGAGTTCAGGAAGAGTTGGTAAAAGCTATCCAAGCCACAGGAAAGCCTGTAGTTGTTTTAATTAATGCAGGTCGTCCGTTGGTGTTTAATTGGACTGCCGATAATGTTCCCGCTATTCTTTATACATGGTGGTTAGGATCAGAGGCAGGTAACTCTATTGCAGATGTATTGTTTGGAGATGTAAATCCTTCGGCTAAATTACCTATGACTTTTCCTCGATCGGTGGGTCAGATACCTATTTATCACAGTTACTTTAATACAGGTAGACCTGCGAAAAATGAGAATGACCTGAATTATGTATCAGCATATATTGATTTGCCTAATTCTCCTAAATTTCCTTTCGGATACGGACTGAGCTATACAACATTCGGATATTCCGATTTGAAACTATCTAAAAAACAAATCAAAAAAGGTGAAACTATCGAAGTTACTGCCCGTATAACCAATACCGGAAAATATGCAGGTGAAGAGGTTGTACAATTGTATCTACGAGATAGGGTAGGATCGGTTGTTAGACCTGTGAAAGAATTGAAAGGCTTTGAAAAGATAAAATTAAATGCAGGAGAGAGCAAAACGGTGACTTTTGTTATTGATAACGAAAAACTATCTTTCTACAATCAAAAGCTGGAATTTGATTCAGAACCGGGCGAATTTGATCTTATGATTGGTTCATCGGCTGAAGACATCAGATTGAAGTCAGAATTTGAACTGCTTTGA
- a CDS encoding adenosine kinase, translated as MKVLGMGNALVDVLALIDNDILLEELGLPKGSMQLIDEAKKESLHLAMADREKFVASGGSASNTINGLARLDIATGFIGRVGKDFYGTYYKHDLDKCKVTSHLIITDDEASGIATTFVSKDGQRTFGTFLGAAAGLTAEDLKESDFVGYDYFYIEGYLVQNLDLIRKAITLAKEAGLKVVLDMASYNVVEASRDFLLEIIPNYIDIVFANEEEAEALFNLDAEQSLDLLANDVEIAIVKVGEKGSWIKRGDEKIFVPALKVNCIDTTGAGDLYAAGFLYGLIKNQSLEKSGEMGTLLAGNVIQVVGPKMDDAKWDELIIELAK; from the coding sequence ATGAAGGTATTAGGAATGGGAAACGCCTTAGTGGACGTTTTAGCATTGATAGACAACGATATTCTATTAGAAGAATTGGGGCTTCCAAAAGGAAGTATGCAGTTAATTGATGAGGCAAAAAAAGAATCTTTGCATCTAGCAATGGCTGACAGAGAAAAATTTGTGGCTTCGGGAGGTTCTGCCTCTAATACAATAAATGGTCTTGCCCGCCTCGATATTGCAACCGGTTTTATCGGACGTGTAGGTAAAGATTTCTACGGAACCTATTATAAACACGATCTTGACAAATGTAAAGTAACATCACATCTGATTATAACCGATGATGAAGCTTCGGGTATTGCAACTACATTTGTTTCGAAAGACGGACAACGTACTTTCGGTACTTTCTTAGGTGCAGCTGCAGGGTTAACTGCTGAGGACTTGAAAGAATCGGATTTTGTAGGATATGACTATTTCTACATTGAAGGATATTTAGTTCAAAATCTCGATTTGATTCGCAAAGCTATAACATTGGCTAAAGAAGCAGGATTGAAAGTTGTTCTGGATATGGCAAGTTATAATGTAGTAGAAGCTAGTCGTGATTTTCTGCTTGAGATTATTCCTAACTATATAGATATTGTTTTTGCTAACGAAGAAGAAGCCGAAGCATTATTTAATTTGGATGCAGAGCAATCATTAGACCTTTTGGCAAACGATGTGGAGATTGCTATCGTGAAAGTAGGAGAGAAAGGTTCATGGATAAAGAGAGGCGACGAAAAAATATTTGTGCCTGCTTTGAAAGTAAACTGCATTGATACTACCGGAGCCGGTGATTTGTATGCTGCCGGATTTTTATATGGTTTGATTAAAAATCAATCTTTGGAGAAAAGCGGAGAAATGGGTACATTACTTGCCGGAAACGTAATACAGGTAGTAGGTCCTAAAATGGATGACGCCAAATGGGATGAGCTGATTATTGAGTTAGCGAAATAA
- a CDS encoding DUF5606 domain-containing protein, whose protein sequence is MLKTILSVSGKPGLFRLVSNAKNMVIVESLTDKRRLPIYARDKVVSLGDIAMYTDEGEVPLSEVLTKIQVKENGAQASVATNSKPDVLKKYFAEILPTYDRDRVYDTDIKKLISWYNLLSAAGIAFASEEEAATPEVNEEAPVAEVAAKEEEAPQEEKPKRKPRAKKEDK, encoded by the coding sequence ATGTTGAAAACTATTTTATCTGTATCCGGTAAACCGGGATTATTTAGACTCGTGTCAAATGCTAAGAATATGGTTATTGTTGAGTCATTAACAGATAAAAGAAGACTTCCTATCTATGCAAGAGATAAGGTTGTTTCTTTAGGTGATATTGCAATGTATACCGATGAGGGAGAAGTTCCTTTGAGTGAAGTATTGACCAAGATTCAAGTGAAAGAGAATGGAGCACAAGCTTCTGTCGCTACTAACTCTAAACCTGACGTATTAAAGAAATATTTCGCAGAGATACTACCTACTTATGACAGAGATAGAGTTTATGATACCGATATCAAGAAATTGATCAGCTGGTACAACCTTTTATCTGCTGCAGGAATCGCTTTTGCAAGTGAAGAAGAAGCCGCTACCCCTGAAGTAAATGAAGAAGCTCCGGTTGCCGAAGTTGCCGCTAAAGAAGAAGAGGCTCCTCAAGAAGAAAAACCAAAACGTAAGCCAAGAGCAAAAAAAGAGGATAAATAA